In Sphaeramia orbicularis chromosome 3, fSphaOr1.1, whole genome shotgun sequence, a genomic segment contains:
- the cbfa2t3 gene encoding protein CBFA2T3 isoform X7, with protein sequence MPDSPADVKTQPRSTPPTMPPPPPAVSQATNRNASFTPTTSKSMLNGSSHSPTSLNGAPSTPNGFSNGPAMSSTASLSNQQLPPACGARQLCKLKRFLTTLQQFGNDISPEIGERVRSLVLGLVNSTLTIEEFHSKLHEATNFPLRPFVIPFLKANLPLLQRELLHCARLAKQTPAQYLAQHEQLLLDANASSPLDSSEIMMEMNEHGKRRTPDRTKDSSERDGLHAEHLAKRPCTISPSQRFSPSTGLPAHPPPNGLPTHPPNGLPHPPNPQVGPQHYRLEDMALAHQYRDVYRHNEHRDGRDRHRQTAVHGTRQEEVIDHRLTDREWAEEWKHLDNLLNCIMDMVEKTRRSLTVLRRCQEADREEMNHWIRRYSDVEEMKKGGSNGQHCLPPPPPLPPPTPHHNSSSNTASSSESLPIGTSSAAERQTGRQTEIHRDFLHRPPSGYLPEEIWRKAGTTSIPLSPALKHLQNKQEEAVNEVKRQAMSELQKAVSDAERKAHEMISAERSKMERALAEAKRQASEDALTVINQQEDSSESHQSCWNCGRKASETCSGCNTARYCGSFCQHKDWEKHHHVCGQGLQGLPGGTNVPLGTPSSSSTSSASSSAPPTHSESTPPGPLSLAGQSSIAGGAGSGSGSVSASPKESSSSSASRSTTPATPALLEATSR encoded by the exons ATGCCAGATTCACCTGCGGATGTAAAAACCCAGCCCAGGTCCACCCCACCCACCATGCCTCCTCCACCCCCGGCTGTTAGCCAAGCAACCAATCGCAACGCTTCATTTACCCCTACCACCAGTAAATCAA TGCTTAACGGTAGCAGCCACTCTCCTACATCGCTGAACGGTGCTCCATCAACTCCTAACGGATTCAGTAACGGGCCAGCCATGTCCTCGACAGCTTCACTGTCCAATCAGCAGCTGCCGCCAGCGTGTGGAGCCCGGCAGCTTTGCAAACTGAAGCGCTTCCTGACCACACTGCAGCAGTTTGGCAACGATATATCACCTGAGATTGGAGAGAGAGTGCGCAGTCTTGTGTTGGGGCTAGTG AACTCCACCCTCACCATCGAAGAGTTTCACTCGAAACTTCATGAGGCCACCAACTTCCCTCTGAGGCCTTTCGTCATTCCCTTCCTGAAG GCAAACCTGCCCCTGCTTCAGAGGGAGTTACTCCATTGTGCAAGGTTGGCCAAACAAACTCCAGCTCAGTATCTGGCCCAACACGAGCAACTTCTCCTGGATGCCAATGCCAGCTCACCCCTTGACTCCTCTGAGATCATGATGGAGATGAATGAGCATGGCAAGAGAAGGACCCCTGACAG GACCAAAGACAGCTCTGAGAGAGATGGCTTACATGCAGAGCACCTCGCTAAGAGGCCCTGCACCATCAGCCCAAGTCAACGCTTCAGCCCCAGCACAGGCCTTCCTGCTCACCCACCTCCCAACGGCCTCCCCACGCACCCTCCCAACGGCCTGCCCCACCCTCCTAATCCCCAAGTGGGTCCCCAGCACTACCGCTTAGAAGACATGGCCCTGGCGCACCAATACAGAGAcgtttacagacataatgaacaCCGTGACGGCCGAGACaggcacagacagacag CTGTGCATGGAACCCGCCAAGAGGAGGTGATCGACCACCGTCTCACAGATCGAGAGTGGGCAGAGGAATGGAAACACCTTGATAAT CTCCTGAATTGCATCATGGATATGGTGGAGAAGACGCGTCGCTCTCTGACGGTGCTGCGCCGCTGCCAGGAGGCCGACCGAGAGGAGATGAATCACTGGATACGACGATACAGTGACGTTGAGGAGATGAAAAAAGGTGGGAGCAACGGACAGCActgccttcctcctcctcctcctctacctcctcctacTCCTCACCACAACTCCTCCTCCAACACAGCTAGCAGCAGCGAGTCACTGCCCATAGGAACTTCCTCGGCTGCTgaaaggcagacaggcagacagacag AAATCCACAGAGACTTCTTGCACAGGCCTCCCTCAGGATACCTGCCTGAAGAAATCTGGAGGAAAGCTG GTACTACAAGCATCCCGCTCTCCCCAGCACTAAAGCACCTCCAAAACAAGCAGG AAGAGGCAGTGAACGAGGTGAAGCGACAGGCGATGTCAGAGCTGCAGAAGGCAGTGTCAGACGCTGAGAGAAAAGCTCATGAGATGATCTCAGCTGAACGCTCTAAAATGGAGAGGGCACTGGCTGAGGCCAAGAGGCAGGCCTCTGAGGATGCACTAACAGTCATCAACCAGCAGGAGGACTCCAGTGAA TCTCACCAGAGCTGCTGGAATTGTGGAAGAAAAGCGAGCGAGACGTGCAGCGGCTGCAACACGGCTCGCTACTGTGGCTCTTTCTGCCAACACAAAGACTGGGAGAAGCACCACCACGTCTGCGGTCAGGGCCTACAGGGGCTGCCGGGGGGCACTAACGTCCCTCTAggcaccccctcctcctcttccacgtCTTCAGCATCCTCCAGTGCACCGCCCACCCACTCAGAGAGCACTCCTCCAGGACCCTTGTCCCTGGCAGGTCAGAGCAGTATTGCAGGAGGTGCAGGCAGCGGAAGTGGGAGTGTTTCAGCGAGCCCCAAGGAGAGCAGTTCCAGCAGTGCCTCTCGCTCCACAACTCCAGCCACCCCCGCCCTACTGGAAGCCACCTCTCGCTGA
- the cbfa2t3 gene encoding protein CBFA2T3 isoform X2, giving the protein MSAEVHLDHQQKADLRARASSSPAFALRVPTVTLISHKQLKDKFGAHRLQPGILDPNLATSSHYRCREGSRVHKVGTMPDSPADVKTQPRSTPPTMPPPPPAVSQATNRNASFTPTTSKSMLNGSSHSPTSLNGAPSTPNGFSNGPAMSSTASLSNQQLPPACGARQLCKLKRFLTTLQQFGNDISPEIGERVRSLVLGLVNSTLTIEEFHSKLHEATNFPLRPFVIPFLKANLPLLQRELLHCARLAKQTPAQYLAQHEQLLLDANASSPLDSSEIMMEMNEHGKRRTPDRTKDSSERDGLHAEHLAKRPCTISPSQRFSPSTGLPAHPPPNGLPTHPPNGLPHPPNPQVGPQHYRLEDMALAHQYRDVYRHNEHRDGRDRHRQTAVHGTRQEEVIDHRLTDREWAEEWKHLDNLLNCIMDMVEKTRRSLTVLRRCQEADREEMNHWIRRYSDVEEMKKGGSNGQHCLPPPPPLPPPTPHHNSSSNTASSSESLPIGTSSAAERQTGRQTEIHRDFLHRPPSGYLPEEIWRKAGTTSIPLSPALKHLQNKQEEAVNEVKRQAMSELQKAVSDAERKAHEMISAERSKMERALAEAKRQASEDALTVINQQEDSSESCWNCGRKASETCSGCNTARYCGSFCQHKDWEKHHHVCGQGLQGLPGGTNVPLGTPSSSSTSSASSSAPPTHSESTPPGPLSLAGQSSIAGGAGSGSGSVSASPKESSSSSASRSTTPATPALLEATSR; this is encoded by the exons ATGTCTGCTGAGGTGCATTTGGACCACCAACAGAAGGCTGACCTGAGAGCCAGGGCTTCCTCCTCTCCGGCTTTTGCTCTGCGTGTCCCCACGGTCACACTGATCAGCCACAAGCAGCTGAAGGATAAATTCGGTGCCCACAGACTCCAGCCTGGAATCCTTGATCCAAACCTGGCAACCAGCAGCCACTACAGATGTAGGGAAG GTAGCAGAGTGCATAAGGTTGGAACAATGCCAGATTCACCTGCGGATGTAAAAACCCAGCCCAGGTCCACCCCACCCACCATGCCTCCTCCACCCCCGGCTGTTAGCCAAGCAACCAATCGCAACGCTTCATTTACCCCTACCACCAGTAAATCAA TGCTTAACGGTAGCAGCCACTCTCCTACATCGCTGAACGGTGCTCCATCAACTCCTAACGGATTCAGTAACGGGCCAGCCATGTCCTCGACAGCTTCACTGTCCAATCAGCAGCTGCCGCCAGCGTGTGGAGCCCGGCAGCTTTGCAAACTGAAGCGCTTCCTGACCACACTGCAGCAGTTTGGCAACGATATATCACCTGAGATTGGAGAGAGAGTGCGCAGTCTTGTGTTGGGGCTAGTG AACTCCACCCTCACCATCGAAGAGTTTCACTCGAAACTTCATGAGGCCACCAACTTCCCTCTGAGGCCTTTCGTCATTCCCTTCCTGAAG GCAAACCTGCCCCTGCTTCAGAGGGAGTTACTCCATTGTGCAAGGTTGGCCAAACAAACTCCAGCTCAGTATCTGGCCCAACACGAGCAACTTCTCCTGGATGCCAATGCCAGCTCACCCCTTGACTCCTCTGAGATCATGATGGAGATGAATGAGCATGGCAAGAGAAGGACCCCTGACAG GACCAAAGACAGCTCTGAGAGAGATGGCTTACATGCAGAGCACCTCGCTAAGAGGCCCTGCACCATCAGCCCAAGTCAACGCTTCAGCCCCAGCACAGGCCTTCCTGCTCACCCACCTCCCAACGGCCTCCCCACGCACCCTCCCAACGGCCTGCCCCACCCTCCTAATCCCCAAGTGGGTCCCCAGCACTACCGCTTAGAAGACATGGCCCTGGCGCACCAATACAGAGAcgtttacagacataatgaacaCCGTGACGGCCGAGACaggcacagacagacag CTGTGCATGGAACCCGCCAAGAGGAGGTGATCGACCACCGTCTCACAGATCGAGAGTGGGCAGAGGAATGGAAACACCTTGATAAT CTCCTGAATTGCATCATGGATATGGTGGAGAAGACGCGTCGCTCTCTGACGGTGCTGCGCCGCTGCCAGGAGGCCGACCGAGAGGAGATGAATCACTGGATACGACGATACAGTGACGTTGAGGAGATGAAAAAAGGTGGGAGCAACGGACAGCActgccttcctcctcctcctcctctacctcctcctacTCCTCACCACAACTCCTCCTCCAACACAGCTAGCAGCAGCGAGTCACTGCCCATAGGAACTTCCTCGGCTGCTgaaaggcagacaggcagacagacag AAATCCACAGAGACTTCTTGCACAGGCCTCCCTCAGGATACCTGCCTGAAGAAATCTGGAGGAAAGCTG GTACTACAAGCATCCCGCTCTCCCCAGCACTAAAGCACCTCCAAAACAAGCAGG AAGAGGCAGTGAACGAGGTGAAGCGACAGGCGATGTCAGAGCTGCAGAAGGCAGTGTCAGACGCTGAGAGAAAAGCTCATGAGATGATCTCAGCTGAACGCTCTAAAATGGAGAGGGCACTGGCTGAGGCCAAGAGGCAGGCCTCTGAGGATGCACTAACAGTCATCAACCAGCAGGAGGACTCCAGTGAA AGCTGCTGGAATTGTGGAAGAAAAGCGAGCGAGACGTGCAGCGGCTGCAACACGGCTCGCTACTGTGGCTCTTTCTGCCAACACAAAGACTGGGAGAAGCACCACCACGTCTGCGGTCAGGGCCTACAGGGGCTGCCGGGGGGCACTAACGTCCCTCTAggcaccccctcctcctcttccacgtCTTCAGCATCCTCCAGTGCACCGCCCACCCACTCAGAGAGCACTCCTCCAGGACCCTTGTCCCTGGCAGGTCAGAGCAGTATTGCAGGAGGTGCAGGCAGCGGAAGTGGGAGTGTTTCAGCGAGCCCCAAGGAGAGCAGTTCCAGCAGTGCCTCTCGCTCCACAACTCCAGCCACCCCCGCCCTACTGGAAGCCACCTCTCGCTGA